A stretch of DNA from bacterium:
CTCGAATTCTGTTTGATAGCGATATAAAAATTCTGCGGTTCGGATATTTTCCTTTGATTCCTCCTGCAATTCCGGAAACTGCGAAAATACCTTTTCAATATCGCGTTCAACCTGTTGGGGTAACGTAACTGTAGTCTGTAATTGTTGCGCTTGGTACAAAGCGGATTTCGTTTCTGCGGTCAAACTCGGAACGGAATACATATACAGTAATTCTATAGCTTCACTTTTCACGTAGTTACTTAACGTATCATCATTCAGAATATTCCGCAATTGCGTGATGATATTATCTACTTGGCTTGGTTCAACCGTATCCTTCCATTGTTCGAATTGATGGAGTAACCGGGTTTCTTTCTCCTGATGCGATATCGCACGTTCAATCAGTTTAAATAAATGTTCTATTTCATTCCCGACTCGACTTTTACTAATCACATATTTCGCACCATATTCTTTCGCCAGCGCCCCTTCATCAAAAGTACCGACTGCGGAGATAAGAATAATTGGTATTTCCGGTCGTTTCGCTTGCAGTTCTTTAATCAAATCTAACCCTTCGGTTCTGGTGCGCATATCCAAATCGGTAACGACCACCTGCGGCGTCTCGCGTTCGATTGTAGCCATCGCTTCGGTAGCGTTTTCCGCTTCAATGACATGATAGTTCCGAAGGAGCAGATTCCGTTTAACTGCCTGACGATATAACGGGTTATCATCTACGATAAGAATCGTTTTTCGCATAATCTAAAACCTTATTCGTTGAATAAATCCATTATAATATCCAATAAAAATATAAAATGTTCAATAGTTTCGATCGAATATTAGTTCACCTTATTTCTAAGCGCAACAATTCCAACCTCTGATTTCAGGGTTCATGACTCGGTAATTCTATACAGAACGTTGCGCCACCAGTAGGATTATTCCGCGCACTAATTTTACCGCCGTGGAATTCACTGATAATTGTCTGCACCCACGCCAATCCCAACCCACCAGCGGCATCTTTATCTTTCGTTGAATAACCATAATTGAATAACCGTTTAGTTTGCTCTTCAGGAATGAGATTACCGCGTTCATCGCGAATACCCCAACCGTTATCTTTGATGAGAATCGTTATCCGACCATTTTCTTTATTGATGGTTGTTTGTAAGGTTACAGTTCCATTCAACGGTTGGGAAATACTCGCCAGTTTAATCGCTTCCAAAGCATTGGTTATGAGATTAAAGATTGCTAATTTGAATAAGCGTGGTTCTAGTTCGATTTGTGGGAGCTCGTTATCCAGCTCAAGTAAAAACTCTATTTTCCCGGCAGTAGATAATCGAAACAAATCTACCATACCCAGTAAAAGTTGATTCAGGTCAACCAGTTCATATTTCGGTTTTTTCAAATACGCAAATGCGCGATAGATATCAACTATTTCTTGCAGGAATTCGGTATTATTTTTCAATCCTTGAATCGCATCAATAAACAATGTTTTTTGGTTCGGCGGTAATGCGTTCGGGTCAAATTGTTCGATTAACGATTGTAAGGTATTTAAATCCCAGCGGGTTGCTGCAATGACATTGGTTAAATCGTGCCCTAAATTCCGGGCGAGATTGATACTCACCTGATTTTTCTCTTGGTCAATCAATCGGCGTTGATATTCTTTCTTTTGCAACGCCAAACTCATTTGCTGAGCAATAAACGTAACAATTTCCTTATCTTGTTCGGTAAACGCGCTATATTTCTGGGACGAGCTGACTGCGAGTAATTCGATACTATCCTCTTTTGTACTCACGGGACAGAGGACTAAAGATTGCGTCTGAAAATAATCCAGCAGCACGTTTGCCGATTCTTCCGAACGATGGAGTATCATCGCACGATTCGTTTGTCCCAATTCTACTAAACGTTTATATAATGGCGTATCGAGCGGAATTTTTTCTTTTACATGATATACTTCAAGTTGGTGCGTTTGCTTATCCAGAAGCAGCAGTGACACCCGGTCATATTTCATCTGTTGTTCGACGATGTTACATATTTGCGCAATCGTTTCTTCAATAGTCAAATTCGGTTGGGATGCTACTAATTCCGCTATTTTTAAGTTTACGGTTAACAGTTTGGTATTTCGTGCCATCCGATTATATACATGTTCAATCAACGTTTTCGGCTTCCGAATAACTTCGATTGTTTCAAGGTCTGGAATCGATAAATGGTCAACCACGCGTTTAACCGGCAGGAGAAACCAGCGCATGATTAATCCATAGAGCCCGATTAAACATATCGGGATCAATAGCGCATAGTGAACATACCGACGGGTTAATTGCTCTATTTCCGGTGAATTGATTGGCGATGTATAATATGCAACTAATCGGCCATATTCCTTATCGCCAACACTAATACTAATCTGGGTTAAATGCGAAAAAGAACGGGAAATCAGGCAATTATTCCGATTATTCATCCGGCGGAACTTCGCTTTATCTTCATAACTAAATTTAACCGTATTATTATTGGTAAACAGTTCAATCCCATAAATGATACTTTCTGGATTCGCTACGATTTGTTCAACCAGTTTCTTGAATTCCAAATAATTTTGTGAGTTGCCTTGCGTTAACACCTGGATAGATAATTCGGTAAGTTGGGTGGTATAAGTCTGCCGCAGGTCGGCAAAATACCGATTCGGATTACTCACAATCAGACTATTTTTTTCCCGTTGAAAGGTTACTTCGAGATAATATAATACTGCACCAATAGCTAAGATTAACCCTAGCGTAGCAAATAGGATAACAGAATAATTTCGGAGTGTTTGAATAAATCGAACGATTCGTTTCACAGTATATCACTCGCATTGGAATACTAACCGTTGCTATGTCTTGATTTTCTTTTTCGTTAAGTCAATAATCAGTGGTACTTCCTTACAATCAGGGAATTTAACGCATTTAATACATTCAGTCCAGATTTTATGCGGCAATAATGAACGGTCAATTTTTCTGAAACCGAGTTTCATAAAAAATTTCGGTTTATAGGTTAATGCAAAAACTCGATAGACACCGAGTTTTTTCGCTTCGGTTAAACAGGCGGTAACCAGTTGTTTTCCTAAACCTTGATTCTGATACGCACTCGATACCGCAAGTGATTTTAGTTCCGCTAAATCCTTCCAGGTAATATGTAAAGCACCGCAGGCAACAATTTTCCCGTTATGTTCAACCACAAAAAAATCTCGCAGATTTTCATACAGTTCACTCTGCGACCGTGGTAACATTTCATCTAACGCCGCGAAATGATTGATTAATTCTTGGATTTGGGTTACGTCTTGGATTTTTGCTTTTCGTAATTTCAACTAGTTTTTCCCCTCCCACATAGAGTATGACCAACGGTATAGATAAAGTTTTTCTTTCGTTACCGTTAGCAGGTATCACAGACACACCGATAGAATATTATCCTCTACGATACAATGTCGATTATTTTTAAATACAATGAGTTCGATAAATCGTGTAAAATTTCAATAACTTCAGGATAAAAATCCGGCGAAACCCAAAGCTGAATCAACCCTAATTTCGCATCATCCGTTCGAACCACAGCAAACCCAGGATATCCCTCGAAAATATTGTTCAGATATCCAATCTCCCGAGGGTTAATCTGACATCGGATAGTAATGGTATTCATCGCTTAAGGTCACGGTAATATTAGTACTTTGAACGGAATATTGACATGTGGATATACTTCTCACCGGATAGTTCTGATTTCCGCAGTATTCGATTCATTCGTTCGTAATCGTTCTATTTCCGCAGGGACACGGGCATGGAGTAACGCGGTTTCAAACGATATTTTTTCTTGTAAATATAACTCTTTGAGCGCTCGATCCATCGTAATCATTCCATCGCGCATCGAAGTCTCCATCTGGCTATGGAGCTGATGCGTTTTATTCTCACGGATAAGACTCCCGATAGCAGGCGTGTTAATCATGATTTCTACCGCTAGCACCCGCCCTTTTTTATCCGCACGAATTAATAGCTGTTGTGCAACTACCGCTAACAATGTCGCCGCTAATTGAGTCCGCACCTGCGGTTGCTGATGTGGCGGAAAAACATCGATGATTCGATCGATCGATTGCGGTGCGTTATTCGTATGTAACGTTGCTAACACGAGATGCCCGGTTTCCGCTGCGGTTAATGCTGCAGAAATCGTTTCTAAATCTCGCATTTCACCTATCAGGATAACGTCAGGATCTTGTCGCAACACATATTTTAACGCGCCAGCAAACGATTCGGTATCGGTATTAACCTCACGCTGGTCAACAATACTTTTCTTATGATGATGGACATATTCAATCGGGTCTTCAATCGCAATAACATGGCATCGGCGATGGTTGTTGATATAATCAATAATTGCGGCTAACGTTGTAGTTTTCCCATGTCCAGTCGGTCCCGTGATCAGAATCAATCCTTGATGTCGTAACGCTAACGATGCAATCACCTTGGGTAAACCTAATTCAGCAAATGACGGGATACGCGATGGGATAGCGCGTATTGCACAGGATAACGACCCGCGCTGGTAATATACATTGACCCGGAACCGATTCTCCTGATGGAATCCTAACGAGAAATCTAACTCTTTCTTCAGTTTGACTTTCTCTTGCTGTTCGATACTCAACATACTATTGATTAACCGTGCAGTATCTCCTGGGGTTAGGATACCAAAATCTGTCGGAACTAATTCGCCATGGATTCGTAGTATCGGCGGTGCACCTGCGGTGAGTAATAAATCAGAAGCGTTCTTTTCAATCGCTAAATTTAATAACGTCTCTATTTTCAATTCACTCATAGTACTATCTTTTACCTGAAGGTTAGGAAACGTTCTCCTTTAAGGTTTGCTGACTATTAATACATATCATGGACAGATTTCGCTTTCACGCCAGTAACGATACCTTCAACACTCTGTTTAAATTCTTCCGGACTCGTCGCATTAGCAATTGCTTCTTCATAGGTTATAAGATTCTTACGATAAAGTTTCAAAAGCGATTGATTGAAAGTCTGCATGCCATAGTATTCCCCTTGTTCAATATACGTCGCAAGTTCGGTAGTTTTCCCTTCTAAAAGCAGTTTTTTAATCGTCGGCGTAACTACCATAACCTCAACTGCAGGAACTCGACCGACACCACTCGCTCTCGGTAATAGACGCAACGAGATGACACCACGCAAACACAACGCTAATTCTAACCGAATCTGCTGCTGCAAATATGCCGGGAAATAATTGATAATCCGTTCGATAGTAGTTGTAGCGTCTATAGTATGCAACGTTGAAAAAACTAAATGACCGGTTTCCGCAGCGGATATCGCCGTTGAAATGGTCTCTAAATCCCGCATTTCTCCGATCATAATCACATCCGGACTCTGCCGAAGTACATGCCGTAACGCTTCCGCAAATGAAATGGTATCCAACCCGATTTCCCGCTGATTGATGATACTCAGATTATCTTCATGGACAAATTCAATCGGGTCTTCAATAGTCATAATATGACATTTCCGAGTATTATTGATATGATTCAACATTGCCGCTAAACAGGTGGATTTCCCGCTGCCGGTTGTTCCAGTTACCAAAACCAATCCACGCGGTAATTCCGCTAATTCTTGCACGACCGGCGGTAGGGTTAATTCTTCAAACGTTAACGTCGGTCGTCGAACTAATCGTAGCACCATGCCCATGGTTCCGCGCTGACGGAAAACATTTATCCGAAACCGACCTACTCCACTTAACCCATAGGCTAAATCCATTTCCCAGGTTCGTTCAAACTGTGCTAGCTGTTCTTCGCTCATTAACTTTTTAGCGATACTTTGCACATCTTCCTGTTTTAACGCAGTAGCTTTCATCGGATAGAGTTTTCCATCAACGCGCATCACCGGCGGTCGACCGACTTTAATATACAAATCGGACGCATTCGAAAACGCCATTTTCTTAAGTAATTCTTCGATTTCCATAATCTTACCTCCTTAACGACGAAACACCAAATCGTGCTGCCGATTGAACAATATGGTATTGCTCTTTATCGAGATAACAGAAACACCACTACTGCTAATGCAACCACACCGCCAACTAACTGACCGAAAACAACCAAACCATGGTACACCTGTTTTTTGAACGTATCTTTCGTTAATGCTGCTACGACCACGGCAATAATTGCACTTAACGCTAAAAAATAAAATATATTCTGTATCGCTAGCATAATCAAGTTTGGATTGCGGATTGTACGTTACGGATAGCGGCGCGATAAGTATCTAACGCATCTAACACTACAAAAAAGTTTAATGACCCGGAAACTACCATGTATAATGTTCCTACTTCGTAGGTAACCGCAGCGAGATTCCCGACATGGAACCACGGGGTTAATTCTAATAGAGACATCAATCCATTCCCTAAACCGAATATGAACACAAAAATATTGACGATATTAAATTCCGGTGAAGAAAGTTTTAATACCGGAAACGCTATTTCTCCTTTAAGCCACATCCCCCAGAGAAATAATCCGTTAAGTAACAGGAAAAAAAGCCAACCTTTTTTGATAAGTCCGAGATACCAATGCCCACTTCCTGGAACCAACCAACCTAAAATACACAGGAACACACAATGCCGTTTTTCTTTCCCAGTCAACGGCCGTTGTGCGGATTCAACTGGTTTTTGTTTTTTCGTCTCTTTGGAAGCAGTCCGTAGTCGTTTCGTCGCCATAGTGAGTTATATCAATCGTTAACTAAAATCAACTTCTGAAGAATCTCCAACATTCAGTTTATTAAATTTGCCATTTACACTCGCTTTATCGCCGACGACTGATTCTGCGAGTAAAATATTTTTAACCACCGCATTTTTATTGATGATACTGTTTTTGATCACCGAATTGCTGATAAACGAATTATCCGCTATAGATACATAGGGACCGATAATTGAATTCTCTATGGTAACGGTATCAGCAATGAATACTGGCGGGATAATGATTGACCCTTCAACCGAAACTTCATGGTGGATTTGTTCCAGAATATACCGATTGGTTTCCAGCAACGTTTCTGGTTTCCCGCAATCATACCAGCCGTCAATTAAAAAGGTTTTGATTTTTTCATCTCGTTCAATCATCATCTGGAGCGCATCGGTTAATTGATATTCCCCTTTCGTTCGAATATCGTTCGTAATCAATTCATCCAGACATTTAAACAACAAATTGCTATTTTTGATGTAATAAATCCCGACGATAGCTAAATCGGTTTTCGGTTCATCCGGTTTCTCAACCAGTCGGGAAATAAACCCATTTTTCATTTCAACGATTCCGAACCGATGCGGGTCGCGGACATTCTTAACGCCGATAGCGCTATATTCTCCATTCAGCACAGAGTGTAAATCCGCTTTGAATATGGTATCACCAAGAATAATCAAGATCGGTTCATCTTTCACATAATATCGTGCGAGATGAATTGCATGGCCTAATCCTTTCAATTCTTCTTGACGGACATAATAGGATTTAAACCGATAGGTTGCATCAACGTATTCGGTGATCATTTCACCGAGATACCCGATAATGAAAATGATTTCGGTTACCCCTAACGATTCTAATTCATCTAATATATGGCCAAGAATCGGTTTGCCAGCAACATAAATCAACGCTTTCGGAACGGTATGAGTATGTGGTTTCAACCGGGTTCCTGCCCCGGCAACAGGAATAATTGCTTTCATAGGTTTCCTTTATTTTAAATTCAATTTTATCAATTTAACTGTTGAATATACCATAACTTTCGAATGCTTTTCAAATCCACATACTGCTAAACGGAATCTGCATGTACATAAAACCGTTATTTCTCTCTTGACACAACTAGCTAATCTCGGTTAAATTAGTTACTAAATTAGTTAAGTATATTGTATTCAATATATCAAAATTTATCAAATCACTGCTAGATTTTTTGAAAGGAGTATCAAACGATGAAAAAGAGATATTTATTAACTCCTGGTCCGGTAGAAGTCCCGCCGAAAGTTTTACTCGCGATGGCACAACCGATGATTCACCATCGTGCGCCGGATTACATCCCGTTATTTCGTGAAGTGAATGAAGGATTAAAATATGTGTTTCAGACCAAGAATCAGGTATATACGTTTGCGTCATCTGGAACCGGTGCAATGGAAGCGGCAGTAGTCAACATTCTTTCACCTGGGGATAACGTTATCACGGTACAAGGCGGTAAATTCGGTGAACGATGGACTGAGATAGCTCGCGCATACGGTGCAAATCCGATTGTCATTGATGTCCCTTGGGGAGAAGCGGTATCCGCTGAAGTGATTGACCAGAAGCTGAAAGAGCATCCAGACGTTAAAGCGGTATATATAACATTATGTGAGACCTGTACTGGCGTGGTAACTGATGCGCAAGCTATTGGCGCGGTAGTAAAAAACTATCCGGCAGTATTAGTGGTTGATGCGATTAGCGCGCTCGGTTCAATTCCCTGCAAAACTGATGAATGGAATTTGGATATAGTCGTTGCCGGGTCACAAAAAGCGCTGATGATTCCGCCGGGATTAGCGTTTTGTTCCGTGAGTGAAAAAGCGTGGCAACTCGTTGAAACAGCGAAAATGCCGAAATTCTACTGGTCATTTAAAGCGGCGAAGAAAAATCTGGAAAAAGACCAGACTGCGTTTACGCCTGCGATATCACTGATTGTTGGACTTAAAGAGTCGTTAGCGATGATTAAAGAAGAAGGGCTCGAAAATGTTTGGGCGCGACATCATCGGCTAGCGAGTGCAATGCGGGCAGGCGTGGTTGCGTTAGGGTTGGAACTATATGCAAAAGTTCCTGCGGATACGGTTACGGCAATTAAGGTTCCGCAAGGGATTGATGGGAAAGCGTGGGTTAAGTTATTACGAGATAAATACGGTTTAACCGTAGCTGGTGGTCAATCGCAACTTGAAGGGAAAATTATACGGATTGCGCAAATGGGATATTCGGATACGTTCGATGTTACCATTGCGTTATCTGCATTAGAATTATCGTTAAGCGATTTAGGGTTCCCGGTTAAACTCGGTGAAGGAATTAAAGCTGCTGAATCTGTTCTATTACAAAAATAGCCGGGTAACCTGAATCGGCGATAACATAACCGTACGCTGGGATTGATTTTTTCCCGAACCGTGCTGTTTGTTCACAGTTCTCATTGGTTAGTTCTTTAATACTATTATCAAGGAGGTATGCAAATGAAAATATTAGTGAGCGACCCATTATCAGAAAAAGGATTAGAGATTCTTAAATCAGAACCTGGGATAGAAGTAGATGTGAAACCTAAAATGTCGAAAGAAGAATTGCTCGCCTGTATAGGGAACTACGATGCGCTGGTAGTCCGTAGTGAAACGAAAGTTACGAAAGAGGTTATTGAAGCGGGTAAAAATCTTAAACTAATCGGCCGGGCGGGAGTCGGACTCGATAATGTTGATGTAGAAGCGGCATCAAAACGTGGGATAATTGTTATGAACACGCCGGGCGGGAACACCATTTCGACTGCAGAACAAACCATGGCGTTATTATTATCCTTATCGCGGAATATCCCGCAAGCGGTTGCTTCGCTGAAAGCGAAAAAATGGGATCGGAAAAAATATACCGGCGTTGAAGTGAATGGGAAAACGTTAGGTATCCTTGGTCTCGGTCGTATCGGCGCTGAAGTCGCAAAACGAGCGCAAGCGTTCGGAATGAAAGTTATCGCGAATGACCCATTTATCGCACCGGAACGAGCGCAACAACTCGGGGTTGAACTAGTTAAAAAAAGTGATTTAATTAAACGGGCGGACTATATCACGGTTCACACGCCACTCACTGCAGAAACCAAATCATTAATCGGTCCGGAAGAGTTTGAATATATGAAAGATGGGGTACGGATAATCAATTGCGCACGAGGCGGAATTATTGATGAAAAAGCGTTGTATGAAAATCTGAAATCCGGGAAAGTTGCGGGAGCTGCACTTGATGTGTATGAAGAAGAACCGCCGTTCAACAGTCCGCTACTGGAATTAGAAAATTGTATTACAACACCGCATCTCGGCGCTTCAACTGAAGAAGCGCAAGTCAATGTTGCAATTGAAATCGCCCAGCAGGTAATAGATGCGTTGAAAGGGCGAACGGTTCGCAATGCGATCAATGTTCCGGCAATAGAACCGGAAGTATTAGCGTTAGTCCAGCCGTATCTGACGTTAGGCGAAAAACTCGGGAGTTTGCAAGCGCAACTTACTGAAGGGCGAATTCAGGAACTTCGGGTTCATTTCGGCGGTGAGGTATGTAAATGCAATGTTTCCCCGATAACCACCGCTGTGCTCAAAGGAATGCTCGATCCGATTCTCAATGAAACAGTGAATTATGTTAATGCACCGTTCCTCGCAAAAGAACGCGGAATTAAAGTTATCGAAAGTAAAAGCAGTGAAGCGGAAGATTTCGCGACGTTAGTTGCGGTAACCGTTAAAACGGAATCGAAAGAAAGCACCGTGGTAGGAACATTATTCGGGAAAAATGACCCGCGTATCGTTCGTTTTGACGGATTTCATGTTGAAATGGTTCCGTTCGGATACATTGTGATTATTACGAACGAAGATATGCCAGGTGTTCTCGGGAGTGTTGGGGTTATGTTAGGGAAACATAACATTAACATTGCCGGATTAACCCTCGGTCGGAAAGAAAAAGGTGGTTTAGCGTTCACCGGATTAAATGTCGATGAGTCTGTTCCGGATAATGTGCTGAACGAAATCCGGAAACTACCGCATATCATTAGTGCGCGATTGGTTAAACTATAATCGGGTTCAATTCGGGGAATACGCGCGTTTCATAAGCGACTCTTACGATGAGTCGCTAACTCTTCTTTACAGCTTCAATGAAATTTGCTAAAAATAACCTTTTTTTCGAAAGGAACTAATGTTGTGTCTGCAATTATCTTAGTTGGCGCACAATGGGGCGACGAAGGTAAAGGAAAAATTATCGATATATTAAGTGAACAAGCGGATTTGGTTGTTCGCTATCAAGGTGGAGCGAATGCCGGGCATACCGTGGTAATTGATGACCAGATGTTCGTTCTCCATTTAGTACCCTCGGGGATACTGCATCCTGGGAAAAAATGTTTAATCGGGAACGGAGTGGTTATCGATCCGGTCGTGTTAGTTAAAGAAATTGATGATCTAACCGCGCGGGGATTAACTTTTGAAAACAACTTCTATATCAGCGAGAATGCGCATCTGATACTCCCCTATCATCGGATACTCGACCAGCTCCGTGAATCGATGAAAACCATGCGGAAAATCGGGACGACCGGTCGTGGGATCGGACCGGCGTATGCGGATAAAATGGCACGGGTTGGTATCCGAATTGCCGATTATATTGACCCGGAACAATTCAAGTCGGTGCTTGAAATCCAGCTTGCGGAAAAAAATTATCTCTTGCAACGGGTATATAACCATCCTGGATTTAAACTCGATGACATTCTCAGCGAATATCTCCCGTTAGCGGATCGGATTCGACCGTATGTTGTTGACGGGTCACTTATCGTCGAACAAGCGCTTAATAATCATGAGCATATCTTATTCGAAGGCGCTCAAGGAACGATGCTCGATGTAGATTTCGGCACGTATCCGTATGTCACTTCATCCAGTCCGATTGCTGGCGGTGCGTGTATCGGTGTCGGGATAGGTCCGACGAAAATCAACCATGTTATCGGCGTAGCGAAAGCATACTGTACCCGAGTCGGGGAAGGACCATTTCCGACGGAATTCCCGCCGGATATAGACGAAAAAATGCGGTTACGTGGGAAAGAATACGGCGCGACTACTGGCAGACCGCGCCGTTGCGGTTGGTTTGATGCTGTTGCAGTGCGTAAAGCGGTGCGGATAAATGGTATTGAAAGTTTAGCGATAACCAAACTCGATGTTCTCGATGAAACGGACGTGATTAAAGTGTGCGTTGGCTATAAAGTTAACGGGAACATTTTATCCGAATTTCCGTATAGTCTAAAAGTATTAGAACGTTGCGAACCGGTATATCAGGAATTACCAGGCTGGAACCAGCCGACGAATGGAATCACCGATTACGAACAATTACCAGCAAATGCGAAGAAATATCTCCATTGGCTTGAAGAGTATCTTAATGTGCCGATAGCTATCCTATCCGTTGGCGCTCGCCGAGACCAAACAATGATTTTACGGAATATCTTTTAAGTGTAAAATAGTATCCATCATTTGCGGTTGTTGAACGAACCCGACATTATTTCACGCTTTAATCATACGATAATAATCCACCGTAGTTGATGTGATTATATTCGTTTTTACACTTAAAACCGAATAATTAAAATTGACAAAAATAACGATATTAGAGTAAAATATTTAGCTCAAAAACTCGATTGAACTGTTATGTTGATAAGCAGCGTTTAATTTCCGTGAGCTGTTGCCCTGCTACGGCAGGGAATGTTGCGTGAATACTGAATGGGGGCCGCTAGCTCAGTGGTAGAGCACCTGCCTTTTAAGCAGGGAGTCGAAGGTTCGATCCCTTCGCGGCTCACCAGGTTTACCAGTTGTCAGTTGTTAGTTGAATACTCTCAGAAATTTCTATATATTTTAACATTTAGATTTGGGATGTTAGATTTCCCCTCATCGAGAGGTATGTCCCCATCGTCTAGCCCGGTCTAGGACATCGCTCTTTCAAGGCGGTAACGTGAGTTCAAATCTCACTGGGGACACCAACCTTATTGTGCATTCAGGTTACCCCGAGCTTAAGCTCGGGGCAATTCATTTCCTTGTAAATCCTTGTGAACCAGCTGACTAGCCCCTAGCTTTAGCTAGGGGCTAGTCAGCTCAACAAAAATGCATCGCTTCGTGGTTGTTCAACGAGGTTTGACCGCAAGAGTTCTAAATTGTTCAGGCTGATTTTTCCCTATGCTTCCTCCGTGGTTTTACAGTATAATATAGTGTCGTACAACTTCATCAGAACTTCATTTCAATCTTCTATGTCGGGTGAACCGATATTAACGAAAG
This window harbors:
- a CDS encoding response regulator, whose amino-acid sequence is MRKTILIVDDNPLYRQAVKRNLLLRNYHVIEAENATEAMATIERETPQVVVTDLDMRTRTEGLDLIKELQAKRPEIPIILISAVGTFDEGALAKEYGAKYVISKSRVGNEIEHLFKLIERAISHQEKETRLLHQFEQWKDTVEPSQVDNIITQLRNILNDDTLSNYVKSEAIELLYMYSVPSLTAETKSALYQAQQLQTTVTLPQQVERDIEKVFSQFPELQEESKENIRTAEFLYRYQTEFETGYDFTRSIGFSYCFAVENETKHKFRYKLPKFLRSATLRDLLQKLYDARLKNIDLFFYQYIMRLQQNKSLDFQVDKIKLVFEKMLQHGERYKPDGLKAMGIIIFCFGREYQAPTTHGAVDIYNPLGLKGLANEDEILQLAHELIKLQHFRNPYIHPEITARQKITIIRDSALKCLEYVSKLQE
- a CDS encoding HAMP domain-containing histidine kinase, whose protein sequence is MKRIVRFIQTLRNYSVILFATLGLILAIGAVLYYLEVTFQREKNSLIVSNPNRYFADLRQTYTTQLTELSIQVLTQGNSQNYLEFKKLVEQIVANPESIIYGIELFTNNNTVKFSYEDKAKFRRMNNRNNCLISRSFSHLTQISISVGDKEYGRLVAYYTSPINSPEIEQLTRRYVHYALLIPICLIGLYGLIMRWFLLPVKRVVDHLSIPDLETIEVIRKPKTLIEHVYNRMARNTKLLTVNLKIAELVASQPNLTIEETIAQICNIVEQQMKYDRVSLLLLDKQTHQLEVYHVKEKIPLDTPLYKRLVELGQTNRAMILHRSEESANVLLDYFQTQSLVLCPVSTKEDSIELLAVSSSQKYSAFTEQDKEIVTFIAQQMSLALQKKEYQRRLIDQEKNQVSINLARNLGHDLTNVIAATRWDLNTLQSLIEQFDPNALPPNQKTLFIDAIQGLKNNTEFLQEIVDIYRAFAYLKKPKYELVDLNQLLLGMVDLFRLSTAGKIEFLLELDNELPQIELEPRLFKLAIFNLITNALEAIKLASISQPLNGTVTLQTTINKENGRITILIKDNGWGIRDERGNLIPEEQTKRLFNYGYSTKDKDAAGGLGLAWVQTIISEFHGGKISARNNPTGGATFCIELPSHEP
- a CDS encoding N-acetyltransferase, producing MKLRKAKIQDVTQIQELINHFAALDEMLPRSQSELYENLRDFFVVEHNGKIVACGALHITWKDLAELKSLAVSSAYQNQGLGKQLVTACLTEAKKLGVYRVFALTYKPKFFMKLGFRKIDRSLLPHKIWTECIKCVKFPDCKEVPLIIDLTKKKIKT
- a CDS encoding DUF4911 domain-containing protein → MNTITIRCQINPREIGYLNNIFEGYPGFAVVRTDDAKLGLIQLWVSPDFYPEVIEILHDLSNSLYLKIIDIVS
- a CDS encoding type IV pilus twitching motility protein PilT → MSELKIETLLNLAIEKNASDLLLTAGAPPILRIHGELVPTDFGILTPGDTARLINSMLSIEQQEKVKLKKELDFSLGFHQENRFRVNVYYQRGSLSCAIRAIPSRIPSFAELGLPKVIASLALRHQGLILITGPTGHGKTTTLAAIIDYINNHRRCHVIAIEDPIEYVHHHKKSIVDQREVNTDTESFAGALKYVLRQDPDVILIGEMRDLETISAALTAAETGHLVLATLHTNNAPQSIDRIIDVFPPHQQPQVRTQLAATLLAVVAQQLLIRADKKGRVLAVEIMINTPAIGSLIRENKTHQLHSQMETSMRDGMITMDRALKELYLQEKISFETALLHARVPAEIERLRTNESNTAEIRTIR
- a CDS encoding PilT/PilU family type 4a pilus ATPase, whose product is MEIEELLKKMAFSNASDLYIKVGRPPVMRVDGKLYPMKATALKQEDVQSIAKKLMSEEQLAQFERTWEMDLAYGLSGVGRFRINVFRQRGTMGMVLRLVRRPTLTFEELTLPPVVQELAELPRGLVLVTGTTGSGKSTCLAAMLNHINNTRKCHIMTIEDPIEFVHEDNLSIINQREIGLDTISFAEALRHVLRQSPDVIMIGEMRDLETISTAISAAETGHLVFSTLHTIDATTTIERIINYFPAYLQQQIRLELALCLRGVISLRLLPRASGVGRVPAVEVMVVTPTIKKLLLEGKTTELATYIEQGEYYGMQTFNQSLLKLYRKNLITYEEAIANATSPEEFKQSVEGIVTGVKAKSVHDMY
- a CDS encoding sugar phosphate nucleotidyltransferase, giving the protein MKAIIPVAGAGTRLKPHTHTVPKALIYVAGKPILGHILDELESLGVTEIIFIIGYLGEMITEYVDATYRFKSYYVRQEELKGLGHAIHLARYYVKDEPILIILGDTIFKADLHSVLNGEYSAIGVKNVRDPHRFGIVEMKNGFISRLVEKPDEPKTDLAIVGIYYIKNSNLLFKCLDELITNDIRTKGEYQLTDALQMMIERDEKIKTFLIDGWYDCGKPETLLETNRYILEQIHHEVSVEGSIIIPPVFIADTVTIENSIIGPYVSIADNSFISNSVIKNSIINKNAVVKNILLAESVVGDKASVNGKFNKLNVGDSSEVDFS